The window TGTGGTAGCTAATTGTTATTAGTGACAGTTTCAGCATAACTTGACAAATCTAAATCTTGgaattctttgatatcatgttttCGAAACTATTAGAGCTTGAGAATATAAGATGCATATTAGCGGTTCTAGTATGAGTTAAAATATATTAAGCTGaggaatcgaattatgagtttttaaatcttccaacttctatattttgcgccaaAACGTATCAAATTAATACGGaataacatcaaattttgcacgcgagtcataaatgacataatggagctgtttCATTTTTCGGAGTCGAAATCCGACCTTCGGTCGAGCTTTTCAAAAAAaacttctattttccaactttcgccaagatgcgtcgaattgtcctaggGAGTTCccaatccaaatccggacatacgcctaagtccgaaatcaccatacaaagctaatgacatcatcaaaactccattccgaagccgtttgctcaaaagtcaaactccggtcaactcttttaatttaagcttcaaaaatgagaattgttctttcaatttaatcctgaatctttcgaaaatcaaactctaccgcacacacaagtcataatagaAAGGTCTCCATAGACTACGGCTGAACTTCTCCTAGTTTTTCTATggttcctttctttgtttttgtatcTTGTGAAGAAGGAGACCAAAATCTGATAATGGTGTTTGAGAGGAAACGGCCGGATTAGTAAGGTTTTTAGGTGTAGCCCTCTATTTAGGCattaggtactattatataggggtaggaattaggttaggggtatgggcctaggaattatgggcttgaaaattatgggctaggtccaaaattaggcctaaaagttGGTTGcttgagcccaagttttattctttccctgCGAACGAGATCAAAAAtgcgatctcatttattaattaatcctacttaagtaaaataactattaagacTAGCcgttaaaataaactattttttggtatttttcaagattaaaaatgactaaacATTAATGGaacaatttttgtaatttttatttttcttgtaataaaataaagtaaaagggtaaaaattagttgaaatagctatattaggcctaaattaaatatttacgtggtaaaatatgaaaaatcttggggagggtcaaaaatcacatgtctacagtgtGCACTTCAACAGATATAGAGAAACACCCTCCCATTCTTCTAGTTAGCACGCGAGTTCCTCAAGATACAAGCCAGAGTACCAATGAAGATCAAAATTGGAAAAGGAAACGGCCTAACCCAGTAGAGGTCGTAGAGGTTCAAAGTGTTGATAGTCCCTCAAGAACGCATACAGCCTGTAACAAAGAGATAAAATACAATCACCTcgccttttcctttttttttatgaGTAGCTCACTATAAATTACTTACTTTCTTTGCCCGTTCTTTATGCAGTTAAACGCCATTGGGCATCTAATGGTATCCCCATACGACAAGCCGCAAATGAGTGATGAATCTATTGGAGGGCCTACGTGTAAAGTGAAGTCATCTTCAAAGGCGTCATCTCTTCCTCATGACAAATCCCTAAAAATACAAACTCCAAACGAGATAACTCGCATTCCACCGATGACAAATAAGACGGTATCTATATTTGAAGGAAAAAGCATTTTTTTAATCGCAAAAAGGAATTCATCTTGGGACTTTGGGAGGATATTTGCAATAGGCTCTTCAAAACTTGTCCGGAATTGCTCTCATCTTATAGGGAGaaaattattgagattttcgAGGATATGAAGAAGACGAATATTTTGGATCTTTCTCCATTAGAAGGTTTACTGAATTCTCTTTTTGAACTTGCCGCATCATATGACCAACAACGATCCAATATGGCTGATAAGACAAGTGAAGATGAGAAGCTAGAGCTGATTTCCAAAGCGTCTCGAATCGTTCAAACTTGAAGCAAGTGAGAAAGTCAAGAAAGTTTCCTCTAGTGAAAAGAAACTGAAGAGAGTTGTGAAGAAGTTGCAGACATTACAGCAAGAGAGGGAGAACCTCGAAGGTGTTATAGAAGCGACTCAAAAGGAGGTTGAAGAGAATCAGGCAAAAATTTCAACTGCCAAGACTGAGGTCTCTTCATATGACAACGTAAATTTGTTGGTTGTTGATGATTCGGCCAAtttggagaaaaagaagaagaacttgGAGACTAGCTGTCAAGAATTGATCAACTACAAGTTTTGTTTAGATTAGGCTATTAGCATTATCTCCCTTTTTTCTTTATATTAGGTTGGCCTAGTGGATatttatttcatcttaaataagattgcttctcttttgctttacattgCCCGACATTTATCTTAGTTGCATAATTTTCCGCTTTACGCGCTTGTAATGAAAGATtcatatcttatcttgggagagtCCAAATAATAAACCGTTTGATTTCTCGAAAATTAGAAGTCAATATCTAAAACATATCCAAAACTTAGAATCAAACACCTTCAGAATCATACCAGacaatattttgaaatcaactttcTATTGCACCATGCTATCAATTCCAGATTTGCGCAATCTCACCAAAAAATACATATCTTGGTGATGAAACGTCAAAATTATGTACCGTTTGATTTCTTGAAAAGTAGAATTCAAGATctagaacatatccaaaattattaatcaaacaacttcaaaatcgTCTCAGATAGTATTTTGAAttcaactttatattgcaccatGCTATCAATTCCAGATATGTGCAATCTCACAAAAACAAATCATATCTTGGTGTAGGAATGTCGAAATTATAAacagtttgatttattaaaaactagacttcaagatctagaacatatccaaaattatcaatcaaacaaCTTCAGAATCATCCCAGACAGTATTCTGAAttcaactttatattgcaccacgCTATCAATTCCAGATTTGCACAGTcttaccaaaaaatatatatcttgGTCCAGAAACATCGAAATTATGAACCGTTTGATTTTGTGCAAAATAGACTTCAAGATATCTAACatatccaaaattcaaaaatttaatattttaagaaTAGTTTCAGATAATATTCCAAAGTCAACATAAAATTCTGACACGCTGACGATTTCAGATTGCGCGACTTCACCAAAACTTTTGTATCTTGGTATGGAAGCCTCGAGATCAGAAGATGTCTTACTTTCCATAAATCGGAATTTAAGAGCTATATTCTCACAAATATGTTGGATTCAAGTCTCGCTGAATTTGAAACATAGTGCCAAACAATCTTTTCCTTATACTTTTGACGCATCTCTTCTCTTCCCCCTTTTTTTAAGGCATAGGGCGGACTTGgagaccaacaaacttgaaggtttggagaaCCTGAAGATATAGAGAATCCCtggacttcaatgcaaatacttgacatctTCCTAAAATCGGCCCATTGAAAATATCAATTTACCATGGAGGgttgccccctttaaatcaaatgagatcaaagttCAACAGGAGGATGGCGTTTCAGCTTGATCTTATATTCATTCATACTTCATTTGAACAACAATCGGGGCAATatatatcttttgaacttatgcgactaaacttagaatgaaactctaagctgcctacatacctcggtgaagaggatcaagtcataccgtagttcagactgggtgattttttttatatgtcctaacttttgcctaggccgcctctttcgaagttttcaacctagcggactctttttttcttgtagggccgtacacagtttagactcatgcgggccaggagtgcagcaacatgcagtttaggctcatgcgtcaaggagcgttgtaacttcaaggataatacttcttcaaaaacttgtcATTGATAGGgtcgattctcatgccatctgcatcaaccagcttgtaatcCCCACTTGAGTAAGCTTTTTGTAtaacatatggcccatcccattttgaagtgaacttccctacaagtttgtgggaagtaattatgggtcttcgtatggcaaggacttgatctcctacttgaaaggatctcggacgaactcttttattgaaggcgtgAGACAATcaagcttgataacattcaagactctgttgagctcccaacctcttctcatcaagagactctaactctgctaatcgaagtcgagcattttcttcatcagtgattccttcttgaatagccagtcgtaatgaaggtatttgacgctcaagtggcaagacggcttcgactccataaaccagtgaataaggagtcgcttgtgttggcgtgcggtgagtcatcctatatgcccatagtgcttcttccatacggtcattccaatctcatttggatttggagacggcTACTTTTTAGTAAGTTGCATAGagttttgttgaatgcctcagcaagaccattggcggcaacattatacatcgaagagttacgttgcttgaagccaaagagatcacaaatcttgttcatcaacctattatcgaatggttttccattatccgttattatatAGCGAGGAATGGCAAagcgataaataatgtttactcggatgaaatttgcaatattttccttctttacttccttgaGAGCaacagcttcaacccattttgagaagtagtcggTTGCAGCCaggatgtataggtgcccactaGAGGACTTTGgaagtggtccaacaacatccaatccccaagcatCAAATGGCCAGGATGCCACAGTCGagtgcaacacttcaggaggttggtgaataaaattcgcatggaattgacaagccttgcatctttgagcatagtccaagcaatcttttaccatcgttggccaatgatatcccatcctttttatatgaaaGTGGAGCTTTTGTCCAGagtggtgtgacccacataccctaGAATGCgcttcttgcaaagcttggagtgcttcatcttcccctaagcatcgcaagaTTACCCCCTCGAATGATCTTTTGTATAGGGTATCTTTGttgtaaaggaagcgaggtgcacgacgatAGATTTCAGTTCTTCTCTGCGAATTTTCTGGAATTATCCCATAGCacaagtagtcgataatgggttgtctcCATTCTTCTCTCTCGACTTCAGAAACAGtaacaagatgcttgagttcattttcttcaccttcagcaTCACTTGGCAGTGGTACTACCCATTTTTAGCAGATAGTAACTTACGCTTGATCAGGCAGGGTTAAAgatgaagctagggcagctaaagcatccgccttcttattttctttccttggcacatgctgaatagtcacatcaccgagccaccccattaacgttttagcgtaatcatgatatgggcatAGTTTAGGCTTTTTGACCTCATAACTACCTAAAAGTTGATTGACCACTAAttgagagtcaccaaagacttgcaattacAACCGCTTCATTTCGACAGCCATTTCGATCCCAAGTATTAGTGTTTGATACTCAACAACGTTGTTAGAGCAGAGTTG is drawn from Nicotiana tabacum cultivar K326 chromosome 22, ASM71507v2, whole genome shotgun sequence and contains these coding sequences:
- the LOC142176318 gene encoding uncharacterized protein LOC142176318; translated protein: MVIEVQPPWKMYFDGAAHRGEARAGMVFVTSQVPLPSDAEGEENELKHLVTVSEVEREEWRQPIIDYLCYGIIPENSQRRTEIYRRAPRFLYNKDTLYKRSFEGVILRCLGEDEALQALQEAHSRVQQN